In the Bacillus shivajii genome, one interval contains:
- a CDS encoding P-II family nitrogen regulator: MTPKRLQQKLLVTIVKKGKAKKIMKAAKDVGVEGGTVMIGSGVGIHEKEKTFGIDTIYEKELILNLVHEDLLPDVINEITHTAKLNKPGQGIGFVIDVRRTFGIAHKKEEESSKEDLEDMTDDHNHRGFDLIITIVNKGESGKVIDASKKGGAEGGTVLNGRGSGIHEKAKLLSIQIEPEKDVVLTLIKRSLTNDVLNALEEYVHINEPGKGIAFVLPVEETVGIHHLMNEVK; this comes from the coding sequence ATGACTCCTAAACGATTACAACAAAAATTATTAGTCACAATCGTCAAAAAAGGCAAAGCCAAAAAAATCATGAAAGCAGCGAAAGATGTTGGTGTTGAAGGTGGCACCGTCATGATCGGCTCAGGTGTCGGGATTCATGAAAAAGAGAAAACTTTCGGGATTGATACCATATATGAAAAAGAATTAATCTTAAACCTTGTCCATGAGGACCTCCTTCCTGATGTAATTAACGAGATTACTCATACAGCAAAGTTAAATAAGCCTGGTCAAGGTATAGGATTTGTTATCGATGTGAGGAGAACATTTGGAATTGCTCACAAAAAAGAGGAAGAAAGTTCAAAGGAGGATTTGGAAGATATGACTGATGATCATAACCATCGCGGTTTTGACCTTATTATAACAATTGTTAATAAAGGAGAATCCGGAAAAGTCATTGATGCTTCAAAAAAAGGAGGTGCTGAAGGAGGAACCGTTCTAAACGGTCGTGGCAGCGGTATTCACGAAAAAGCAAAGTTACTCTCAATTCAAATCGAACCAGAAAAAGATGTTGTACTTACACTTATTAAAAGATCTTTAACAAATGATGTGTTAAATGCATTAGAAGAGTATGTGCATATAAATGAACCAGGAAAAGGAATTGCCTTTGTCTTACCTGTTGAGGAAACAGTAGGTATCCATCATTTAATGAATGAAGTGAAATAA
- a CDS encoding DUF1538 domain-containing protein encodes MIAELFKGFDHVLLEVTMAILPLLVFFVIFQFFFLKLDKEKIKNIVVGLLFTFAGLALFLQGVEVGFYPAGTEIGELLGERENTLILLPLLGFLFGFVATFAEPAVRILNHEVEKVTAGSISSTVMLITLSIGVAVSIALSMVRILLGIPLWYFIIPGYALAIILLFISKDRFISIAFDAGGVATGPMTVTFIMAIAVGLATVIEGRDPLMDGFGMIALVALTPILSVLILGMIFTRKERLENDS; translated from the coding sequence ATGATTGCTGAGCTGTTTAAAGGATTTGACCACGTCCTCTTAGAAGTAACGATGGCCATTTTGCCGTTACTCGTCTTTTTTGTTATCTTTCAATTTTTCTTTTTAAAATTAGATAAAGAAAAAATCAAAAATATAGTTGTAGGCTTATTATTCACTTTCGCTGGACTTGCTTTATTTTTACAAGGAGTTGAAGTAGGGTTCTACCCTGCTGGAACTGAGATTGGCGAACTTCTAGGAGAAAGAGAGAATACACTAATATTATTACCTTTGTTAGGCTTCCTTTTTGGTTTTGTTGCAACGTTCGCTGAACCAGCTGTACGAATATTAAACCATGAAGTAGAAAAAGTAACCGCAGGTTCAATATCAAGTACGGTGATGTTAATTACATTATCTATTGGCGTTGCTGTATCAATTGCACTATCTATGGTCAGAATTTTACTAGGAATACCATTATGGTATTTTATTATACCGGGTTATGCGTTAGCTATCATTCTATTGTTCATCTCAAAGGATCGGTTTATATCGATTGCCTTCGATGCTGGAGGAGTTGCTACCGGACCAATGACAGTTACGTTCATTATGGCTATAGCAGTCGGTTTAGCTACCGTTATTGAAGGTAGAGATCCACTAATGGATGGGTTTGGCATGATTGCACTGGTCGCATTAACACCAATATTATCCGTATTAATTTTAGGAATGATCTTCACAAGAAAGGAGCGGCTAGAAAATGACTCCTAA
- a CDS encoding DUF1538 domain-containing protein has protein sequence MKNILDQLKEVTFAILPMSSVIIILQFTIIGMPTDTFIRFLAGVVMVGLGLFLFLVGVHIGLLPIGEMIGSTLPKIKKPLLIIGVGFVLGMVVTIAEPDVRVLAFQVDQVSGGEISNTVLVYAVALGVGIFVAMAMARTLFGIPLKYILLVGYGLVFVLASFTPSSFIPISFDAGGVTTGPMTVPFILALGVGVSSVLRGKSSTSDGFGLVALASIGPILSVMILGVIYG, from the coding sequence ATGAAAAACATTTTAGACCAATTAAAAGAAGTTACGTTTGCTATTCTACCAATGTCTTCCGTTATTATAATTTTACAATTTACAATCATCGGGATGCCCACAGATACATTCATCCGCTTTCTAGCTGGGGTTGTTATGGTAGGGCTCGGTCTTTTTTTATTCTTAGTAGGTGTGCATATTGGCTTACTTCCTATTGGAGAAATGATAGGATCCACACTACCAAAAATTAAGAAGCCTCTTCTAATTATTGGTGTAGGTTTTGTACTAGGAATGGTTGTCACGATTGCAGAACCCGATGTTCGAGTACTGGCCTTCCAAGTTGACCAAGTTTCCGGTGGTGAGATTTCAAATACGGTTCTTGTCTATGCGGTTGCTTTAGGTGTAGGCATATTTGTTGCAATGGCAATGGCAAGGACATTATTTGGTATTCCTTTAAAGTACATTCTTTTAGTTGGATATGGCCTCGTATTCGTCCTAGCAAGCTTTACACCTAGTAGTTTTATTCCGATCTCTTTTGACGCTGGAGGGGTAACTACAGGACCGATGACAGTACCATTTATTCTAGCTCTCGGTGTCGGTGTCTCATCTGTATTAAGAGGAAAATCGTCTACAAGTGACGGATTTGGCCTCGTAGCCTTAGCATCGATCGGACCGATATTATCTGTCATGATTTTAGGGGTGATATACGGATGA
- a CDS encoding peptide chain release factor 3 — MSNEKPRRTFAIISHPDAGKTTLTEKVLFLGGGIRSAGTVKGKKSGKFATSDWMEIEKQRGISVTSSVMQLIYNDVQINILDTPGHQDFSEDTYRTLTAVDTAVMVIDSVKGIEAQTLKLFKVCRMRGIPILTFINKLDREGKEPLDLLSEIEEVLEMETYPMNWPIGMGKTLKGIYSIPDEKIEVFNDSHEREIVPYSDQTVLESYEKEKLEEDIMLLEEAGNEFTMEKVQNGTLTPVFFGSALSSFGVQSFLDQFVKLAAEPQPRKASGEYIDPESDQFTGFIFKIQANMNPNHRDRIAFLRVCSGKFERGMEIMLSRTGKKMKLSQSHSFFASDRENVDTAMAGDIIGIYDSGNFEVGDTLVTGNERLVYEEMPQFPPEKFAKVTAKNALKHKQFHKGMSQLVQEGTIQLYKTPYFEDYIIGAVGELQFQVFEYRMKNEYNSDIEFQHMTHELARWVTKGEVTDKMTDSRKMLVKDQHGRSVILFENDFALRMFQDRNPDIELSTGWDLLE, encoded by the coding sequence ATGTCTAATGAAAAACCAAGACGAACATTTGCGATCATCTCCCACCCAGACGCAGGTAAAACAACCTTAACAGAAAAAGTATTATTTCTTGGGGGCGGGATTCGCAGTGCCGGAACAGTCAAAGGAAAAAAATCCGGGAAGTTCGCTACATCTGACTGGATGGAAATTGAAAAGCAACGTGGAATTTCTGTTACATCAAGTGTGATGCAACTTATTTATAATGACGTTCAAATTAATATTTTAGATACACCAGGTCACCAAGACTTCAGTGAAGATACGTATCGTACACTAACAGCCGTAGATACAGCTGTAATGGTCATCGACAGCGTAAAAGGGATCGAAGCACAAACGTTAAAGCTCTTTAAAGTTTGTCGTATGCGCGGTATTCCGATTTTAACGTTTATTAACAAGCTGGATCGTGAAGGTAAGGAACCACTTGACCTACTATCCGAAATTGAAGAAGTACTTGAAATGGAAACGTACCCGATGAACTGGCCAATTGGTATGGGAAAAACATTAAAAGGAATCTACAGCATTCCAGATGAAAAAATTGAAGTGTTCAATGACTCTCACGAACGTGAAATTGTCCCATACAGTGATCAAACAGTTCTTGAAAGTTACGAAAAGGAAAAACTAGAAGAAGATATTATGCTTTTAGAAGAAGCCGGTAATGAATTCACAATGGAGAAAGTGCAAAATGGTACATTAACACCTGTATTTTTCGGAAGTGCACTCTCTAGTTTCGGCGTTCAGTCTTTCCTTGACCAATTCGTTAAACTGGCTGCCGAACCGCAGCCACGTAAAGCATCTGGGGAATACATTGATCCTGAAAGTGACCAATTCACAGGATTTATTTTCAAAATCCAAGCAAACATGAACCCGAATCACCGTGACCGTATTGCGTTTTTACGCGTTTGTTCTGGGAAGTTTGAACGTGGCATGGAAATTATGCTTTCACGTACAGGGAAGAAAATGAAGTTAAGTCAATCTCATTCATTTTTTGCCTCTGACAGAGAAAATGTGGATACAGCAATGGCAGGAGATATTATCGGGATATATGACTCTGGAAACTTTGAAGTCGGTGATACACTCGTCACAGGCAATGAGCGACTTGTTTATGAAGAAATGCCACAGTTCCCACCTGAGAAATTTGCAAAAGTAACAGCGAAAAACGCTCTTAAGCATAAACAGTTCCATAAAGGAATGTCTCAACTCGTTCAAGAAGGTACAATCCAACTTTACAAAACGCCTTACTTTGAAGACTATATTATTGGTGCTGTCGGGGAACTGCAATTCCAAGTGTTCGAATATCGAATGAAAAACGAATATAACTCCGACATTGAATTTCAACATATGACACATGAGCTTGCCCGCTGGGTAACAAAAGGCGAAGTGACTGACAAAATGACTGACAGCAGAAAAATGCTCGTAAAAGATCAGCACGGGCGTTCCGTCATTCTGTTTGAAAATGATTTCGCTCTGCGCATGTTCCAAGACCGTAACCCTGATATTGAACTATCTACCGGATGGGATCTATTAGAATAA
- a CDS encoding YjcZ family sporulation protein translates to MSHKQPCPTPGYGDTFILILVLFILLVIIGATYMY, encoded by the coding sequence ATGTCACACAAACAACCTTGTCCGACTCCAGGATATGGAGACACGTTCATTTTAATCTTAGTGCTCTTCATCTTGCTAGTGATTATCGGCGCAACGTATATGTATTAA
- the modB gene encoding molybdate ABC transporter permease subunit: MYTEFLTPIYISIQVTFIASLLAFTVAVAAAGMMKRKHFRGKNIVETIFMLPLVLPPTVIGFGLLYMFGRNSAIGQMYERIFHDSIVFSFWAAVIAATVVAFPLMYQTLKAGFEQVDRELEEVAKVLGGNSLQVFRYVTLPLSKNVLLVGIVLGAARALGEFGATMMFAGNIPGRTQTVPTAIYVAVEMGKTELALYWVISIIILSFFMLYFVRRSSSS; encoded by the coding sequence ATGTATACAGAATTTTTAACTCCAATTTATATTTCTATACAAGTTACGTTTATCGCAAGTCTACTCGCTTTTACAGTCGCAGTTGCTGCAGCTGGCATGATGAAACGAAAACACTTTAGAGGGAAGAACATCGTTGAGACGATCTTCATGTTACCACTTGTACTCCCTCCTACTGTCATTGGTTTCGGTTTGTTATATATGTTTGGTCGAAACAGTGCTATCGGGCAAATGTATGAACGAATTTTCCACGATTCGATCGTCTTTTCATTTTGGGCCGCTGTCATTGCCGCCACTGTTGTTGCATTCCCCTTAATGTATCAAACGTTAAAAGCAGGCTTTGAACAAGTCGACCGGGAACTTGAAGAAGTTGCGAAAGTACTTGGAGGGAACTCATTACAAGTTTTTCGTTATGTAACACTCCCGCTTTCTAAAAATGTTTTACTAGTCGGTATTGTTCTTGGAGCTGCGCGTGCCTTAGGGGAATTCGGTGCGACAATGATGTTTGCTGGAAATATCCCTGGTAGAACGCAAACAGTTCCAACAGCGATTTATGTAGCTGTTGAGATGGGAAAAACAGAGTTAGCACTATACTGGGTAATATCGATCATTATATTGTCCTTTTTCATGCTTTATTTTGTCCGACGCTCGTCGTCATCATAA
- the modA gene encoding molybdate ABC transporter substrate-binding protein, translated as MYKLLIITLFTLILSGCAIYNDDNKIYVLAAASLSNVMADIKQVYEEAHPDVELVVTYGSSGRLRHQILQGAPADVFLSASTAHMDELEEKDELNKRTNLLLNQLVIALSDSNTSIKNIDDLTDFQSIAIGQPELVPAGRYAMTALMNAEIWEEIENQLVFTNDVRQALTYTETNNVDAGIVYETEAIHSSVNIRYLPVDQSLYPAIIYPIALLQESKNVQESTHFYDWLQSEDSLNIFQNHGFTTIP; from the coding sequence ATGTATAAGCTTCTAATAATAACTCTATTCACCCTTATTTTATCTGGGTGCGCGATTTATAACGATGACAATAAAATATATGTACTTGCTGCAGCTAGCCTTTCTAATGTGATGGCAGATATTAAACAAGTTTATGAAGAAGCCCACCCTGATGTTGAGTTAGTTGTTACTTATGGATCTTCTGGTAGACTTCGTCATCAAATCCTACAAGGCGCTCCAGCAGATGTTTTCCTCTCAGCATCCACCGCACACATGGATGAACTTGAAGAAAAAGATGAATTAAATAAACGAACGAACCTTTTGCTAAATCAGCTTGTTATTGCCTTATCAGACAGTAATACTTCCATCAAAAATATTGATGACTTAACCGACTTTCAAAGCATTGCAATTGGCCAACCAGAGCTTGTACCTGCTGGCCGATATGCAATGACTGCTTTAATGAATGCTGAAATATGGGAAGAAATAGAAAACCAACTCGTTTTCACAAATGATGTAAGACAAGCTCTTACGTATACTGAAACAAACAATGTTGATGCGGGAATTGTTTATGAAACAGAAGCGATTCACTCTTCAGTAAATATCCGTTACCTCCCAGTTGATCAAAGCTTATATCCTGCAATCATTTATCCTATTGCCTTATTACAAGAATCTAAAAATGTACAAGAATCAACCCATTTCTATGATTGGTTACAAAGTGAAGATTCACTTAATATTTTTCAAAACCATGGCTTTACAACTATTCCTTAA
- a CDS encoding SpoVR family protein, with translation MERDDQAITKAIDEITEIAEGFGLDFYPMRYEICPADIIYTFGAYGMPTRFSHWSFGKQFHKMKLQYDLGLSKIYELVINSDPCYAFLLDTNSLIQNKLIIAHVLAHCDFFKNNVRFSNTRRDMVESMTATAERIAHYELVHGKEEVETFLDAVLAIQEHIDPSLVRPKLSWTKEDVYFEEDDDYPQVSSDYDDLWGIDDSDKKEKPIKRKKKKKLPPQPEKDILLFIEEYSRELEDWQRDILTMMREEMLYFWPQLETKIMNEGWASYWHQRILREMNLTAEESVEFAKLNAGVVQPSKTQINPYYLGLKIFEDIEERYNKPTDDMKAKQGVKPNSGREKIFEVREIESDISFIRNYLTKDLVLREDMYLFQKKGRDYKVVDKEWEQVRDQLISSRVNGGFPYIVVKDGDHLKNGELLLSHEYEGIELDTQYLEKTLPYVYQLWGRPVHIETVLAERNIVFTYDGRKIHKRYK, from the coding sequence ATGGAAAGGGACGACCAAGCGATTACTAAGGCGATTGATGAAATCACTGAAATTGCTGAAGGGTTCGGGCTTGATTTTTACCCAATGCGTTATGAGATCTGTCCGGCAGACATTATTTATACGTTTGGTGCTTATGGTATGCCAACGAGGTTTTCACATTGGAGCTTTGGTAAACAGTTTCATAAGATGAAATTGCAATATGACTTAGGATTAAGTAAGATTTACGAGCTCGTTATTAACTCTGACCCTTGTTATGCATTTTTACTAGACACGAACTCGTTAATTCAAAATAAGTTAATTATTGCTCATGTGCTTGCGCATTGTGACTTCTTCAAAAATAATGTTCGTTTTTCAAACACAAGGCGAGATATGGTTGAGAGTATGACAGCGACTGCTGAAAGGATCGCACATTATGAATTAGTTCATGGTAAAGAAGAGGTAGAAACGTTTTTAGATGCTGTATTAGCAATCCAAGAACATATTGACCCTAGCCTAGTTAGACCAAAGTTAAGTTGGACGAAAGAAGATGTGTATTTTGAAGAAGATGATGATTATCCGCAAGTAAGTAGTGATTATGATGACTTATGGGGGATTGATGATTCCGATAAAAAAGAAAAGCCTATAAAGAGGAAAAAGAAAAAGAAGTTGCCGCCACAACCTGAGAAAGATATTTTATTGTTTATTGAAGAATACAGTCGTGAGTTGGAAGATTGGCAGCGGGATATTTTGACGATGATGCGTGAGGAAATGCTATATTTTTGGCCACAGCTTGAAACAAAGATTATGAACGAAGGCTGGGCATCTTATTGGCATCAACGGATTCTACGTGAAATGAACTTAACAGCTGAGGAATCGGTTGAGTTTGCGAAGCTGAATGCAGGAGTCGTGCAACCGTCAAAAACACAAATTAATCCGTATTATCTAGGGTTGAAAATATTCGAAGATATTGAAGAGCGTTATAACAAACCAACAGATGACATGAAAGCGAAGCAAGGTGTGAAACCAAACAGTGGCAGAGAAAAAATCTTTGAAGTACGAGAAATTGAATCAGATATATCATTTATCCGAAATTATTTAACAAAAGATCTCGTTTTACGTGAAGATATGTATTTGTTCCAGAAAAAAGGTCGTGATTATAAAGTTGTCGATAAAGAATGGGAGCAAGTTCGTGACCAACTAATATCAAGTCGTGTGAACGGCGGGTTTCCATATATTGTAGTAAAGGATGGCGACCATTTGAAAAACGGTGAATTGCTCTTGTCACATGAGTATGAAGGGATTGAATTAGATACCCAATACCTAGAAAAAACGTTGCCATATGTCTATCAGCTATGGGGCCGCCCAGTTCACATTGAAACAGTGCTCGCTGAAAGAAACATTGTATTTACGTACGATGGTAGAAAAATTCATAAAAGATATAAGTAA
- a CDS encoding Lrp/AsnC family transcriptional regulator, with translation MKIDETDRKILELLMENGRMSYVDIGKELNLSRVSVRERVNQLTENGVIEKFTVVINSEKVGKGVSAFFEVDCEPSSLVQVAESLASNPKVASCYQMTGPSTLHMHVLVEDFIKLEHFINEELYALEGITRVESHILLRRFRSRTGLKL, from the coding sequence ATGAAGATTGATGAGACAGACAGAAAGATTTTAGAACTGTTAATGGAAAATGGAAGAATGTCATACGTAGATATTGGAAAGGAATTAAATTTATCCCGTGTTTCCGTCCGAGAAAGAGTTAATCAATTAACGGAAAACGGTGTTATAGAAAAATTTACTGTCGTTATTAATTCAGAAAAAGTTGGTAAAGGAGTTTCTGCTTTTTTTGAAGTCGATTGTGAACCAAGTTCACTCGTTCAAGTGGCCGAATCACTCGCTAGTAACCCGAAAGTTGCCAGCTGTTATCAAATGACCGGTCCAAGTACATTACATATGCATGTTCTTGTTGAAGATTTTATAAAACTAGAACACTTTATAAACGAAGAACTATACGCATTAGAAGGAATTACACGAGTAGAAAGCCATATATTATTGCGACGATTCCGAAGTCGAACAGGGTTAAAATTATAA
- a CDS encoding potassium channel family protein, which produces MAKGKQFVVIGLGRFGGSVCKELISQGHEVLVIDSQEDKVNEFANVATHAVVANATDEAMLRSLGIRNFDHVVVAIGDNIQASILTTLLLKELGIENVWVKAKNDYHHKVLEKIGADQVVHPENDMGRRIAQQMADEKVIDFIELSDEYSIVELIASSKLEGKTLIDLDIRAKYGITILAIKQGEEINISPEPDYKIVKGDLLIVIGHNKDIKRFEDLAM; this is translated from the coding sequence ATGGCTAAAGGTAAACAGTTCGTTGTAATCGGACTTGGAAGGTTCGGTGGCAGTGTTTGTAAAGAGTTGATTTCTCAAGGTCACGAAGTACTTGTGATTGATTCCCAAGAAGATAAAGTAAATGAATTTGCAAATGTTGCAACACATGCCGTTGTTGCTAACGCGACAGATGAAGCGATGCTTCGCTCGTTAGGTATACGAAACTTTGATCATGTTGTCGTAGCAATTGGTGATAATATTCAAGCAAGTATATTAACTACTCTTTTATTAAAAGAATTAGGAATAGAAAATGTTTGGGTGAAAGCAAAGAATGACTATCACCATAAAGTACTAGAAAAAATTGGTGCCGATCAGGTCGTTCATCCAGAAAATGATATGGGAAGACGTATCGCACAGCAAATGGCAGATGAAAAAGTCATCGACTTTATCGAGCTTTCAGATGAATATAGTATTGTCGAATTAATTGCTTCATCTAAACTTGAAGGGAAAACATTAATTGACCTTGATATCCGGGCAAAATATGGGATTACGATTTTAGCAATTAAACAAGGTGAGGAAATTAATATTTCACCTGAACCTGATTATAAAATTGTAAAAGGCGATTTGCTTATCGTTATTGGTCATAACAAAGACATCAAGCGATTTGAAGATCTAGCGATGTAG
- a CDS encoding manganese catalase family protein gives MFYHIKELQYEARPSRPDPMFARQLQEILGGQFGEISVSLQYLFQGWNFRGDEKYRDLLMDVGTEELAHVEMLATMIARLLDKAPVGDQEIAAQNPVVGAILGGMNPQHAIVSGLGAMPADSNGNSWTADYIIASGNLLADFRANLNAESQGRLQAVRLYETTTDPSVKDMLSFLIARDTMHQNMWKAAIAELEAQENIVVPSTFPRELEKQDVAYDFYNLSEGEESKRGRWARGRSMDGLSHFNYVSPPPAFGPAPDLSPAPPYIHNTLPTIRDKHIDINKG, from the coding sequence ATGTTTTATCATATCAAGGAGTTGCAATATGAAGCTCGTCCATCTAGACCTGATCCGATGTTTGCTAGACAGCTTCAAGAAATTTTAGGCGGCCAATTTGGAGAAATTTCCGTGTCATTGCAATATTTATTTCAAGGTTGGAACTTCCGTGGAGATGAAAAGTATCGTGACTTACTGATGGATGTTGGTACAGAAGAATTAGCCCATGTAGAGATGCTCGCCACAATGATTGCTCGTCTTCTGGATAAGGCACCCGTTGGAGACCAGGAAATTGCTGCACAAAATCCTGTCGTAGGAGCTATATTAGGAGGAATGAATCCACAACACGCAATCGTTTCAGGACTAGGGGCTATGCCTGCTGATAGTAACGGCAACAGTTGGACAGCAGATTATATCATCGCTAGTGGCAATCTTTTAGCTGATTTCCGTGCTAATTTAAACGCCGAATCTCAAGGACGCCTACAAGCTGTTCGACTTTACGAAACAACGACAGACCCTAGTGTAAAAGATATGTTATCATTTTTAATTGCTCGAGATACGATGCATCAAAATATGTGGAAAGCAGCCATCGCTGAACTTGAAGCACAAGAAAACATTGTTGTACCGAGTACTTTCCCACGTGAATTAGAAAAACAAGATGTAGCATACGACTTCTACAATTTATCAGAAGGTGAAGAAAGTAAACGAGGAAGATGGGCAAGAGGAAGAAGTATGGATGGTTTAAGTCACTTCAATTACGTTTCACCACCGCCTGCATTTGGTCCAGCTCCTGACCTTAGTCCTGCTCCCCCATATATTCACAACACGTTGCCAACGATTCGTGACAAACATATTGATATAAATAAAGGTTAA
- a CDS encoding manganese-dependent inorganic pyrophosphatase yields MTKVFIFGHKNPDTDTICSAIAYADLKKSLGMDAEPVRLGEVNGETEYALNQFHAESPRLISKASDEVNEVILVDHNEFQQSVEDIKDVRILEVIDHHKVSNFETSDPLYFRAEPVGCTATILYKLYKENNVEIPKNIAGLMLSAIISDSLLFNSPTCTEEDVQVAEKLAEISGVDAKEYGLEMLKAGADLSDKSVEQLISLDAKEFQMGESKVEVAQVNTVDPKEVFAQQEEITKAIEKTMKEKGLDLFLFLVTDILENDSHALAVGEPTAAVEEAFNVQLHDQTAILKGVVSRKKQVVPQLTEAMK; encoded by the coding sequence ATGACAAAGGTGTTTATTTTTGGACACAAAAACCCTGATACGGATACGATTTGTTCGGCAATTGCCTATGCAGATTTAAAGAAGAGTCTTGGTATGGATGCTGAACCTGTCAGATTAGGCGAAGTTAATGGTGAGACAGAGTATGCATTAAACCAATTTCATGCTGAAAGCCCGCGTCTAATTTCAAAGGCATCTGATGAAGTAAATGAAGTTATATTAGTTGACCATAATGAATTCCAACAAAGTGTGGAGGACATTAAAGATGTTCGAATTCTTGAAGTGATTGACCACCATAAAGTTTCGAACTTCGAAACGAGTGATCCATTATATTTCCGAGCAGAACCAGTTGGGTGTACGGCAACAATTCTTTATAAGCTATATAAAGAAAACAATGTTGAGATTCCAAAAAATATCGCTGGACTTATGCTTTCTGCGATCATTTCTGACTCACTACTATTTAACTCACCGACTTGTACAGAAGAAGATGTACAAGTTGCTGAAAAACTTGCTGAAATTTCGGGTGTTGATGCGAAAGAATATGGTCTTGAAATGCTGAAAGCTGGTGCGGATTTAAGCGACAAGTCTGTTGAACAGCTAATTTCTTTAGACGCAAAAGAATTCCAGATGGGTGAGAGTAAAGTTGAAGTTGCTCAAGTAAACACAGTTGATCCGAAAGAAGTTTTTGCCCAACAAGAAGAAATTACAAAAGCGATTGAAAAAACGATGAAAGAGAAAGGTTTAGACCTTTTCTTATTCCTCGTTACAGACATCCTAGAAAATGATTCTCACGCGTTAGCTGTCGGTGAGCCGACAGCAGCGGTAGAAGAGGCGTTTAACGTACAGCTTCATGACCAAACAGCGATTTTAAAAGGCGTCGTTTCTCGTAAAAAACAAGTCGTACCTCAGTTAACTGAAGCGATGAAATAA